From Streptosporangium album, the proteins below share one genomic window:
- a CDS encoding amylo-alpha-1,6-glucosidase, protein MNGWTFEGQPGTLGDTTVTLVEDGSFCVCASNGDIVQGGAQGIFHADTRLLSRWELRVDEAPVESLAVLAGEPYHATFVGRAAPRPGRAESTLLVIRDRYVGAGLREDLTLRNLSDEPAGCVLDIHVGSDMADLFEVKGGRVHHVTDVEVTPDRSGLMIFSVTRSRGTRVLADPAPFAVPGMLVFRIVVPARADWTVTLQVNPVLEGEETPTWFSTHHPLEHAEPVRRRADWRRHSPTVSTSNRALAQILRRSREDLGALRLFEPDRPDEPPSIAAGAPWFMTLFGRDSLLASWMALPLDQSLALGTLRRLARLQGRTDDPLTEEEPGKILHELRFGVQAGTSPHGGLAYYGSVDSTPLFVMLLGELRRWGLHPKEVEEILPHADDALDWITRSADPFLFYRRKTDHGLVNQGWKDSFDGINFADGTLARPPIALAEVQGYVYAAYNARAHFAHEAGDQGLENHWIGRATRIREAFNERFWLPDRGYYAIGLDGRGRPIDSLASNMGHCLWTGIVEKDRAASVAEHLLSPEMFTGYGVRTLSAGMGAYNPMSYHNGSVWPHDNSIVVAGLIRYGFAEEAQRIAYGLLDAAEAFGTRLPELFCGFDRAQFPMPVPYPTSCSPQAWAAATPIHLVRNLLRFDPWVPYGQVWLAPVGLDDIRITALSFADSRITIDVKDGKVSVTGLPEGITLRNEPRPPMSAHCETSPDPLID, encoded by the coding sequence TTGAACGGGTGGACTTTCGAAGGCCAGCCCGGAACCCTGGGCGACACCACGGTGACCTTGGTCGAGGACGGCTCCTTCTGCGTGTGCGCGTCCAACGGCGACATCGTGCAGGGCGGGGCACAGGGGATCTTCCACGCCGACACCCGGTTGCTGTCGCGCTGGGAGCTCCGGGTGGACGAGGCTCCGGTCGAATCGCTCGCGGTGCTCGCGGGCGAGCCCTACCACGCGACGTTCGTCGGCCGGGCGGCTCCCCGGCCGGGGCGGGCGGAGAGCACCCTGCTGGTGATCAGGGACCGCTACGTCGGCGCGGGTCTCCGTGAGGACCTGACCCTGCGCAACCTGTCCGACGAACCGGCCGGATGCGTGCTCGACATACACGTCGGCTCCGACATGGCCGACCTGTTCGAGGTGAAGGGCGGCCGGGTCCACCACGTGACCGACGTGGAGGTGACGCCCGACAGGTCGGGATTAATGATCTTCTCCGTCACCCGGTCGCGGGGGACCAGAGTGCTGGCCGACCCGGCGCCGTTCGCCGTCCCCGGCATGCTCGTCTTCCGGATCGTCGTCCCCGCCCGGGCCGACTGGACCGTCACCCTGCAGGTCAACCCGGTCCTGGAGGGGGAGGAGACACCCACCTGGTTCTCCACCCACCACCCGCTGGAGCACGCCGAGCCCGTCCGGCGCCGCGCCGACTGGCGGCGTCACAGCCCGACCGTCAGCACCTCCAACCGGGCACTGGCCCAGATCCTGCGCCGCTCCAGGGAGGACCTCGGGGCGCTGCGGCTGTTCGAGCCCGACCGGCCCGACGAACCGCCCAGCATCGCCGCGGGAGCGCCGTGGTTCATGACCCTGTTCGGCCGCGACTCGCTGCTGGCGTCCTGGATGGCGCTCCCCCTGGACCAGTCGCTGGCGCTCGGCACCCTGCGGCGCCTGGCCCGGTTGCAGGGCAGGACCGACGATCCGCTCACCGAGGAGGAGCCGGGCAAGATCCTGCACGAGCTCCGCTTCGGGGTGCAGGCCGGCACCTCGCCGCATGGTGGCCTCGCCTACTACGGTTCGGTCGACTCCACCCCGCTGTTCGTGATGCTCCTGGGTGAGCTGCGCCGGTGGGGCCTGCACCCGAAAGAGGTCGAGGAGATCCTGCCGCACGCCGACGACGCCCTCGACTGGATCACCAGATCGGCGGACCCCTTCCTCTTCTACCGCCGCAAGACCGACCACGGCCTGGTCAACCAGGGCTGGAAGGACTCCTTCGACGGCATCAACTTCGCCGACGGCACCCTGGCCCGCCCGCCCATCGCCCTGGCCGAGGTCCAGGGCTACGTCTACGCCGCCTACAACGCGCGTGCCCACTTCGCCCACGAAGCCGGCGACCAGGGTCTGGAGAACCACTGGATCGGTCGCGCGACCCGGATCCGGGAGGCGTTCAACGAGAGGTTCTGGCTGCCGGACCGGGGTTACTACGCCATCGGGCTCGACGGCAGAGGACGCCCCATCGACAGTCTGGCCTCCAACATGGGGCACTGCCTGTGGACCGGAATCGTCGAGAAGGACAGGGCGGCCTCCGTCGCCGAGCACCTGCTGTCTCCGGAGATGTTCACCGGGTACGGCGTGCGCACCCTGTCCGCCGGCATGGGCGCCTACAACCCGATGAGCTACCACAACGGCTCGGTCTGGCCGCACGACAACTCCATCGTCGTCGCCGGCCTGATCCGCTACGGCTTCGCCGAGGAGGCGCAGCGGATCGCCTACGGCCTGCTGGACGCGGCCGAGGCCTTCGGCACGCGGCTGCCGGAGCTGTTCTGCGGGTTCGACCGGGCCCAGTTCCCCATGCCGGTGCCGTATCCCACCTCCTGCTCCCCGCAGGCCTGGGCCGCCGCGACCCCCATCCATCTGGTCCGCAACCTGCTCCGCTTCGACCCGTGGGTGCCCTACGGCCAGGTCTGGCTGGCTCCCGTCGGGCTGGACGACATACGGATCACGGCGCTCTCCTTCGCCGACTCCCGGATCACGATCGACGTCAAGGACGGCAAGGTGTCCGTCACCGGGCTGCCCGAGGGCATAACCCTGCGTAACGAGCCGCGCCCACCCATGTCGGCCCACTGCGAAACCTCCCCTGACCCCCTGATCGATTAA